AAGCAAGGTTCCCCAATCAAGCCAAAAATCACGTTTTATTTCTTGAAATGACTCCTTTGTTAACTGTAAGCTCTCAAGACCGTATTTATGAACAGATTCTCGTTTTGCGGTTTCTATTTTATTTCGATAATGTTGATTTACTTTTACTAGTATTGGATTCGTGCGTAAAACCTTATATATATTTTGGTTTCTAAAGAATGATTTTACTTTTTCAAATGTAGTACTCATTTCTTACCCCCTATTTGAAAAAGAACAGATATAAATATCTGTCCTTATCTTTTTGATTCCTCTAAATAAGCGGCTAAGCCTTCTTTCCAGTCTCTAAGCGGAGTTAGACCCTGCTCCACAATTTTTTTCTTACTTAAAACAGAATATTTTGGTCTTGCAGCAGGCCGTGGGAATTGATCGGTTGTTAATGGATTAACCACCACATTTAAGCTCGCTTGTTTAAAGATTTCTACGGCAAATTCATACCATGAACAAATGCCACTATTGGTCGCATGATAAATACCATATTTTTCTGTCTCCATTAATTCAATCATAAACTTAGCTAAGTCAACAGTATAGGTTGGTGAACCCACTTGGTCATGAACAACACCAACTTCTCCTCTCTCCTCACCTAGTCGGATCATGGTTTTAACAAAATTATTTCCATATACACCAAATACCCATGCAGTCCGCACAATAAAGAATTCTTCTAAATTCTGTTGCAGTAATTGTTCACCAGAAAGCTTTGTTCTTCCATAGGCGCCTAATGGTTTTGTAGGCTCATTCACTTCGTATGGTTCAGAAGCAGTTCCATCAAATACATAGTCTGTACTAATATATAACATTTTGGCTCCTACTTGCTTAGCCGCTCTTGCTAAGTTTTCAGTACCACCCGTATTGATTTGATAGGCAAGTTCTTCATTTTCTTCCGCTGCATCTACATTTGTGTAGGCAGCACAATGGAGAATGACATCGGGTTTCACTTCATGAATATACTCCTGAACATTTGCTTCATTTGTTATATCTAATTGATGACGATCGGTGCCAAATGCTTGATACTTTCTCCTAGATAGTTCTTTCATGACATCTTGACCTAATTGACCGGCCGCACCTGTTACAACTACCCTCATTCCACTACCCCTAATCTGTCACCATATTGGGATTTTACATATTCTTGATACTCACCGGAAATGATATTTTTCCACCACTCTTCGTTATTTAAATACCAATTGATTGTCTGTTCAATTCCTGTATCAAAATTATATTTTGGAGACCAGCCTAGCTCTGTACGCAATTTTGTTGCATCAATGGCATAGCGGCGATCATGTCCTGGACGGTCCTTGACAAACTTCATTAATGATTCAGGCTTTCCGAGCTGTTTTAAGATGGTTTTAACGATATCAATATTCGTCCGTTCATTATTTCCACCAACATTGTATACCTCACCATCACGTCCATTGTGAAGAACAAGATCAATTGCTTGGCAATGATCCTCCACATGGAGCCAGTCACGGATGTTTAAGCCATCACCGTAAATTGGGAGCTCTTTATCATGTAAAGCATTGATGATCATTAATGGAATTAGTTTCTCAGGGAAATGAAATGGTCCATAGTTATTAGAACAGCGTGTAATGTTAACTGGCAAACCAAATGTCTCGTGGTAGGCACGAACCAACAGGTCAGCACCAGCCTTACTTGCACTATAAGGACTGTTCGCTGCTAATGGTGTTTCTTCTGTAAAATAACCTGTTTCGCCTAACGTACCATATACTTCATCAGTTGATACTTGGAGGTATTTAGCGACGCCAAATGTTTTCGCTGCATCTAATAATGCAAGGGTTCCCTGGATATTGGTCTGAACAAAAATCCCTGGGTCTGTGATACTGCGGTCAACATGTGATTCGGCAGCAAAGTTTAATACATAATCAAACTTTTCAGTTTGAAAAAGTCCATTAATAAATTCGCGATCAGCAATATCACCACGGACAAACGTATAATTTGGTGCCTTTTCAATATCCTTTAAATTCTCAAGATTCCCTGCATAAGTCAATAAGTCAAGATTAACAATTTGATAATTGGGATATTTATTTACCATATAGCGGACAAAATTACTGCCGATAAAACCAGCTCCGCCTGTAACTAATAACTTCATATTTGCCTCCTATTTCTCGAACACAAAATTAAGATTTGTAGCTTCACATAATCGTGGATGCTTCGTATCTTTCTCTGACAGGACAGGATTTGCTGCCGGCCAATCTATTCCTAGATCAGGGTCATTCCAAAGAATCCCTCCATCATGCTCTGGTGAATAATATTCATCAACTTTATATGCAACAGTGGTGTCAGGCACTAATGTACAAAAGCCGTGAGCAAAGCCCTTTGGTATTAACAGTTGGCGTTTATTGTGTTCACTTAAAATAACACCGACCCATTGTCCATAAGTTTGTGAGCCTTTACGAATATCAACAGCAACATCATAAATC
The DNA window shown above is from Neobacillus sp. WH10 and carries:
- the rfbD gene encoding dTDP-4-dehydrorhamnose reductase, encoding MRVVVTGAAGQLGQDVMKELSRRKYQAFGTDRHQLDITNEANVQEYIHEVKPDVILHCAAYTNVDAAEENEELAYQINTGGTENLARAAKQVGAKMLYISTDYVFDGTASEPYEVNEPTKPLGAYGRTKLSGEQLLQQNLEEFFIVRTAWVFGVYGNNFVKTMIRLGEERGEVGVVHDQVGSPTYTVDLAKFMIELMETEKYGIYHATNSGICSWYEFAVEIFKQASLNVVVNPLTTDQFPRPAARPKYSVLSKKKIVEQGLTPLRDWKEGLAAYLEESKR
- the rfbB gene encoding dTDP-glucose 4,6-dehydratase — translated: MKLLVTGGAGFIGSNFVRYMVNKYPNYQIVNLDLLTYAGNLENLKDIEKAPNYTFVRGDIADREFINGLFQTEKFDYVLNFAAESHVDRSITDPGIFVQTNIQGTLALLDAAKTFGVAKYLQVSTDEVYGTLGETGYFTEETPLAANSPYSASKAGADLLVRAYHETFGLPVNITRCSNNYGPFHFPEKLIPLMIINALHDKELPIYGDGLNIRDWLHVEDHCQAIDLVLHNGRDGEVYNVGGNNERTNIDIVKTILKQLGKPESLMKFVKDRPGHDRRYAIDATKLRTELGWSPKYNFDTGIEQTINWYLNNEEWWKNIISGEYQEYVKSQYGDRLGVVE
- the rfbC gene encoding dTDP-4-dehydrorhamnose 3,5-epimerase, with protein sequence MKIIETKLLGVKILEPKVFGDHRGYFMESYNKELFEQLGLHYDFIQDNQSLSAPVGTLRGLHFQLNPKAQTKLVRCVTGAIYDVAVDIRKGSQTYGQWVGVILSEHNKRQLLIPKGFAHGFCTLVPDTTVAYKVDEYYSPEHDGGILWNDPDLGIDWPAANPVLSEKDTKHPRLCEATNLNFVFEK